A genomic segment from Nitrospira sp. encodes:
- a CDS encoding CzcABC family efflux RND transporter, transmembrane protein, producing the protein MNQIILVALRRPYTFVVLAILIVLFGTLTVRRMPTDVFPYINIPVTSVVWIYTGMLPQKVEGRITYLFERFVTSTVEGIKYLHSHSYSGISITNIFLQDGVDVGRAEADITAIAQTVIKALPPDISPPMIMRLAPSSIPVATLQISSDTMTPAEIFNLAYMRIRPLLITAPGVIVPFPYGGSPMQVMVNLDQQQLLARHITPTDVHDVLRQQYLILPSGDVKIQPTDWIVQTNASPLRIEDFENIPIKRDGNAFVYLRDIATVRLMGAVQQNVVLVEGKQAVIMIVMKSTEASTLDVVDGIKKMIPRIQKTVPKGVTISLLDDASTFVRDSVSDVVHEMLSAGALVGFIVLVLLGSWRPTIIVATSIPLSILTALIGLHWLGETINVMTLGGLALAVGILVDDATVMIENIDRHIEMEKPLEQAIIDAANEIVVPTLVATLAIAIVWLPLFDLTGVSGWLFMPMAEAVIIAMLASFILSRTLVPTMAKYMLVGHRKAQGRSPSGLAEEKRRPAFFARVQQGFERRFNAFRARYGTLLQSVIARRGAFVTISLVIAVGSLGLFYFLGRDYFPEIRSGVIQMHLRGPLGTRIEVSARIAALVTEDIETLLPGRVDKVVSNCGLPIGPHNLAFIPTPTIGSQDCDLTILLKDGKSPVWEYRRTLRKGLKERYPGIEFTFQPADLTAKILNFGAPAPIDVQINGPDYYPNYEFARKLVGRLRQIPGATDVVIQQTMRTPTIMVEGQRTFGLDVKKTEKDIADNLLMTTAGSQQIDQLYWLDPSTGFSYLINVYIPQPQINSIESLKIIPVASADHAADTEVQLLGNLAKLSPVGTPGVVTHGNIMPLFDIYISAERRDLGAVLADVEEVTHEMEQELPESAELEIHGQASLMHDAYSELIFGLLAAIVLVYLLIVVNFQSWLDPFIIITALPGALAGIAWSLFLTHTRLSEPALTGAIMTMGTATANSILLVSYARDRLAEHGNALQAAIEAGTTRFRPVLMTASAMILGMVPMATGYSQNAPLGRAVIGGLLVATVFTLFFVPCVYAIIYNRRAVRQQDTASR; encoded by the coding sequence ATGAACCAGATTATCCTCGTCGCTCTTCGACGGCCATACACGTTCGTCGTGTTGGCGATCTTGATCGTGCTGTTCGGGACCTTGACAGTGCGCCGCATGCCGACGGACGTCTTCCCGTATATCAATATTCCTGTCACCTCCGTGGTCTGGATCTACACCGGGATGTTGCCTCAGAAGGTGGAAGGCCGCATCACATATTTATTCGAACGGTTCGTGACCTCGACGGTAGAAGGCATCAAGTATCTCCATAGTCATTCCTATTCTGGCATCAGCATCACCAATATTTTCCTTCAGGACGGCGTGGACGTAGGCAGGGCTGAGGCAGATATCACGGCCATCGCACAGACCGTGATCAAAGCCCTGCCGCCCGATATTTCTCCACCCATGATCATGCGTCTCGCGCCGTCTTCAATCCCGGTCGCGACACTGCAAATCAGCTCCGACACGATGACGCCCGCGGAGATCTTCAATCTCGCCTACATGCGCATCCGCCCCCTGCTGATCACGGCCCCCGGCGTGATCGTGCCGTTTCCCTACGGGGGCTCCCCCATGCAGGTCATGGTCAACCTCGATCAGCAGCAATTGCTTGCCCGCCACATCACTCCAACGGACGTACACGACGTGCTCCGTCAACAATACCTCATCCTGCCGTCCGGGGACGTTAAGATCCAACCGACCGACTGGATTGTCCAAACGAATGCCTCGCCGTTGAGAATCGAGGACTTCGAAAATATTCCGATCAAACGTGACGGCAACGCGTTCGTCTATCTGCGCGACATCGCCACCGTACGCCTCATGGGTGCGGTGCAGCAGAACGTGGTGCTGGTGGAGGGCAAACAAGCGGTCATCATGATCGTGATGAAAAGCACGGAGGCCTCCACCTTGGACGTAGTCGACGGGATCAAAAAAATGATTCCGCGCATCCAGAAGACCGTCCCGAAGGGAGTGACGATCAGCCTCCTCGACGATGCCTCAACCTTCGTCAGAGATTCGGTCTCGGACGTTGTGCACGAAATGTTGTCCGCCGGCGCGCTGGTCGGTTTCATTGTTTTGGTGCTTCTGGGGTCGTGGCGACCGACCATCATCGTCGCCACGTCGATTCCTCTGTCCATCCTGACCGCCCTCATCGGCCTCCATTGGCTCGGTGAAACGATCAATGTCATGACCCTGGGCGGACTGGCGTTGGCCGTCGGCATCCTGGTCGATGACGCCACCGTGATGATCGAGAATATCGATCGCCATATCGAAATGGAGAAACCGCTGGAACAGGCGATCATCGATGCGGCCAATGAGATCGTCGTGCCGACATTGGTGGCCACGTTGGCCATCGCGATCGTCTGGCTGCCGCTTTTCGACCTCACCGGCGTGTCGGGTTGGCTCTTCATGCCCATGGCCGAGGCGGTCATCATCGCGATGCTCGCCTCCTTTATCCTGTCGCGTACCTTGGTGCCGACCATGGCGAAATATATGCTGGTGGGCCACCGGAAGGCACAGGGTCGTTCACCGTCCGGACTCGCCGAAGAGAAGAGACGTCCGGCTTTCTTCGCTCGCGTCCAGCAGGGATTCGAACGCCGCTTCAATGCCTTCCGAGCTCGCTATGGAACACTGCTCCAATCCGTCATCGCTCGTCGCGGCGCCTTCGTGACCATCTCACTGGTGATCGCCGTAGGATCCCTGGGACTCTTTTATTTCCTCGGACGCGATTACTTCCCCGAGATCAGATCGGGCGTGATTCAGATGCATCTGCGAGGGCCGCTCGGCACACGTATCGAGGTATCCGCACGCATCGCCGCGCTTGTGACGGAGGACATCGAGACGTTACTGCCCGGTCGGGTGGACAAGGTCGTCAGTAATTGCGGCCTGCCGATCGGACCGCATAACCTCGCCTTCATCCCGACCCCCACGATCGGTTCTCAGGATTGCGATCTGACGATCCTCTTGAAGGACGGCAAGTCTCCCGTGTGGGAGTACCGGCGTACCCTCCGGAAGGGCTTAAAAGAACGCTATCCCGGAATCGAGTTCACGTTTCAGCCTGCGGATCTGACGGCGAAGATTCTCAACTTCGGCGCGCCCGCTCCGATCGATGTGCAGATCAACGGCCCGGACTACTACCCCAATTACGAGTTCGCTCGCAAATTGGTGGGTCGCCTTCGCCAGATCCCAGGAGCCACCGACGTGGTGATCCAACAGACGATGCGCACGCCGACCATCATGGTCGAAGGTCAACGCACATTCGGGCTTGACGTGAAGAAGACCGAGAAGGACATCGCAGACAATCTGCTGATGACGACCGCGGGGAGCCAACAGATCGACCAGCTCTATTGGCTCGATCCTTCGACCGGATTTTCGTATCTGATCAACGTCTATATCCCTCAGCCGCAGATCAATAGTATCGAAAGCCTCAAGATCATCCCGGTCGCCTCTGCAGATCACGCGGCGGATACCGAGGTGCAACTGCTCGGCAATTTGGCCAAACTCTCTCCCGTAGGAACACCGGGCGTGGTCACGCACGGCAACATCATGCCGCTGTTCGACATTTACATCTCCGCCGAACGACGCGACCTTGGCGCGGTGCTCGCAGACGTGGAGGAAGTGACCCACGAGATGGAGCAGGAGCTACCCGAAAGCGCCGAACTCGAAATCCATGGCCAAGCTTCATTGATGCACGACGCCTATTCCGAACTGATCTTCGGGCTGCTCGCCGCGATCGTGCTGGTCTACCTGCTGATCGTCGTCAATTTCCAATCCTGGTTGGATCCGTTCATCATCATTACGGCCTTGCCCGGCGCGCTGGCAGGCATCGCGTGGTCTCTCTTCCTGACCCATACGCGGCTGTCGGAACCCGCACTGACGGGTGCCATCATGACCATGGGTACGGCGACCGCCAATTCGATCCTCCTCGTCTCGTATGCCCGCGACCGGCTCGCAGAGCACGGTAACGCGTTGCAGGCCGCGATCGAGGCCGGGACGACCCGCTTTCGCCCCGTGCTCATGACGGCCTCGGCCATGATCCTGGGAATGGTCCCCATGGCGACGGGTTATTCTCAGAATGCGCCGCTGGGTCGTGCCGTCATCGGCGGCTTACTCGTGGCCACCGTCTTCACGTTGTTTTTCGTACCCTGTGTGTATGCGATTATTTATAACCGACGAGCGGTTCGGCAACAGGACACGGCCTCACGATGA